GTCCTCGCCTATGCCGCGGGGTACAGTTCGGGCATCCTGCTGGGCATGTTCATCGAAGACCGCATGGCCCTGGGCGTGGTGGTGGTCAACATCGTGACGCCCGACGGCGAGGACATGGTCCGGGCCATCCGCCAGGCGGGCTTTGGGGCCACCGCGCTTACCGGCACGGGGGGCAGCAGCGACGTGAACATGATCCGCGTGGTGTCGCCCCGCAGGCGCTCGCGCGAATTGCTGGCCCTGTGCCGCGAACTGTGCCCCGGCTGCTTTGCCACCGTGGAGGACGTGCGCAGCGTGCGCGGGGGCTTCAGCGTCTGATGCGCGTGCGTGGTTGGCGGCATGGTCATGGGTGTTTTCCCTACTTTGAAATGAGGGTTCACCCATAAAGCCCCCATGGAACCCTCCCGGAATCTTGACGGCCCGCAGGAGACCGTGTCACTAATCAAACAGCCGGTACGCACGGTACCCGTGTGCCTGGACAGTTTGGCGCATGCCCCCGGTTTTCATGGTTTCCGTGCCGCTATGGCGCGGTGGCCGGGGTGCCATGCCCGACCGTCCCTCCCTCCGTGCCCGCAAGGAAACACCCCGACATGAATTCAGTCCAGTCGTTCCCGCGCCACGCCCGAAGCCGCATCCCCGGCAAGGGTGAGGCGCAGGCGCGGTGCTGGTCGCACGGCTTCGGGCTGGCGATGTCCGGCGTCGGCATGGCCGTGGCGACGGAACGGACTCCATTGCCCGTGCTGGCCGGGCAGGCCGTTTCGCAGGGGGCGGCCCTGCTGGCTGCGGGGCTGCTTGTGACCGCGCTGTCGTGTCTTGCCGCGGCCCCCGCGCTTGCGCGTGACGCGGATCCCGCGCGGGAGCGCGGCGCGGCGTGCACGCCGTGTGCCGCGTCGCGGCCTCGCCATCCGGAGTCCGCACAGTGCCCGTCCCGGCCTCTGGACCTTGCGCAATGCATCGCCCTGGCCCTGCGCAACAACGCGGCACCCGCCGCCGCGCGCGAGGGGCTGGCCATCGCGGAAGCCCAGCATCGCCAGGCCCTTTCGGCCTACTGGCCGCAGCTTGCCGCAACGTACACCCAGACCCGCCTGGACCGTGATCCGGCCTTCGTCTACCCGGAAGACTCCTTCAACTATACGGTGGACATGGGCGGTGGTCCCATGGCCATGCGCACCACCGTGCCCGAGCGGCGCATCCGCCTTGCCGACCGCGACATCGGTGAATTCCGGGCCGATCTTGGCCTGTTGCTGTACGACGGTGGCCGCCGCGAGGCCCGCGTGCGCGAGGCCGTGGCGGGCCGCGATGCCGCCGTAGGCGAGGCGCGCCTGACAAGCCTGCAACTGGTGCACGACGTGACCACCCGCTACTACGGGGTTGTCCTGGCGCGGGCGTTGCGCGACATCGGGCGCGAAACCGTGCAGCGGTTCGAGGCCACCCGCGACGTGGCCGAGCATTTCTATCGCGGCGGTTCGCAGCGGGTGCGCAAGACCGACTGGCTGCGCGCCCGGGTGGCCGTTTCCGGCATGAAGGGGCGTCTGGCAGAACTGGATTCCAACGTGGAACTGGCGGAATCCGCCCTGGCCAACGCACTGGGCCTGGCGTGGGACGCCCGGGTGCGAGTGGCGGACACGGAACTGCCCGCCGCACCCGCCCCAGGCGACCTGGATGGTGCCGTGGCCGACGCCTACCGCCTGAATCTGGACCTTGCCCGCTTCGACGCGGGAGCCCGCGCGGCAGAGGCCGGTCTGGACGATGCCACCGGTGAATACCTGCCGGTGGTTTCGTTGTTCGGCACCCTGTCCACGGTGACCAATTCCTACGACGGCGGCCTGGTGGCCGAGGGCGAACGCACCCGCGGCGCGGCGGGGGTGACCGTGGAATTGCCGCTGTTCGAAGGCTTTCGCACCCGGGCGCGGGTGGAGGAAATGCGCGCCCGCCTGCGCCAGTTGGCCCACCAGCGGGTGCTGCTGCGCGAGGGCGTGGCCCTGCGCGTGAAGGATGCCGTGCTGCAAGAGCGCCGTGCGGCCCGACAGGCGGACATCGGTGCCGAAACCGTGGCCGTGGCCGGGGAAAGCCGCGCCCTGACGGAGCGCGCCTACCGCGAAGGCCTTGTGGATACCCGCGAACTGCTTGAAGCCCAGATTTACGAATCCATGGTGCGCGCGGCACGGCTGCGCGCCCTGTACGAGGCGCAGGCCGCCGCCGCCGCGCGCAATCTGGTGGCGGGCGCCGAGATTCTCGAGCACCTGCGGGAGGTGGGCTATGGCGCCCGTGCGCTGCCCTGAGCCTTCCACACCGCTCCATCTGCCCGGCCATGCTGCCGGGCCGGACCCATCCGCCCGGCCTGCCCCTTTTGCCAGGCCCGGCAGGAAGCTGCTGCCGCTGCCATGCCGGGCAATCCTGCTGGCACTGCTGCTGTTGTGGGCCGCACCCCCCGTGGCGCCCGCGTCTGCCGCCCCGGCGGAACTGCGCCTTGGCTACGTGGAGCATTTTCTGCCCGGGGTGGACCGCAAGGACGTGGCCCTGGCCGTGCAGTTGTGGGCACGCCGCTACGTGGAGACGGAGCGCGGCCTTGGCGTGCACCTGTCGGCCTTCGGTTCGCGGGCCGAAATCCGCGCCGCCCTGCTGGCTGACCAACTGGACGTGGTGCACCTGCCCACCGTGGACTATCTGGCGCTGTCACGCGAGATGGATCTGAAGCCCTTCGGCGTGCCCGTCACCGACGGCGAATTCGGCGAGCGCTACGTGCTGCTGGTGGCCAGAGGTTCGGGCATCACCCGCATCGGGCAATTGCGCGGCAAGCGGGTGCTGGTGCAGGCCCTGTCCCTGGGGCAGGAAAGCCTGCCCGCGCGCTGGCTGGAACGGCTGCTGCGCGATCAGGGGCTGCCCCAGGCCACCAGGCATTTCCTGTCCGTCGATTACGAAGTGCAACCCTCGCGCGTGCTGCTGCCGGTATTCTTCGGCCAGGCCCCGGCCTGCATCGTCACCGAGCGGTCGTTGCGCACCATGGCCGAGCTGAATCCCCAGATCGAGGCGCAGATGGAGCGCATTGCCGTTTCACAGCCGCTCATAGATTTCGTGATGTGCCTTGCGCCGTCGGCGGATCCCTCGCTGGCGCCGCGCTATGCGGAACTGGGCCTTGGCCTTTCGGACAACCCGTGGGGCAGGCAGATGCTGCTGTTGCTGCAACTGGACGGCATTGCGCCGTTCCGCCCAGAGGCCATCGAACCCGCACGCCGACTGGTGGAGCCATGAGCATGCGCCCGGAAGGCCAGTCCTCTTTTGTCCCGGTGGCTGCCGGTCAGTCCACCGACAGGGGGAGCACACACGGCACCGCCCAGCCCGGCCCGTCTGGTCCGTCTGGTTCGTCCGATCCGTCCGGCTGCGTTCTCGCTTCAGGCCCGGCCATGCCGACCTCGGGGTGGGTGGACCCTCCGGAAGCGTCGAAATCGCCGGAACAGCGGGACGGGGCCGGTACCTCCGGTCCTTGGGACGGGGCCGGTACCTCCGGTCCTTGGGACGGGGCCGGTACCTCCGGGCCTTGGGACGGGGCCGGTACACCCGGTCCTGGCCGTTCGTCCCATCCGCAGCGCCCGGGTTTCGGCATCGCCTTCAAGGCGGGCGGGCTGGCCTTTGTGGCGGGGGTGATGATCATCGCGGCCATTCTGGGCATGATAATTCCCTACCAGCAGGGGGTGCTGCGCCGGGGCATGGAATCGCAGGCCGACAAGCTGGCCTCTTCGGTGGCGGAAGTGGCCGCCAGCGCCTTGGCGGCGCAGGACTACGCCGCCCTGGTGGATCACTGCACCGGCGTGCTGCAACGGCAGCCGGGGCTGGAATACATCGTGGTCACCCGCATGGACGGATCGTCGCTGGTGTTCCGGCGCGGCGGCTGGGGCTTTCAGGCTGCTCCGCGGGACTCTGCCGGTGTTGCCGCCAAGACGGAGCCGTCCAGCGGCTTTCGCCTGGGGCTGCCCCCCGGCCTTGACGTTCCGGCGCCCCGCGGGAGCGCCCGGTTGCCGGGAGGCCTGAACGGACAGCCGGGCGTTCCGGATGCGCCGGGCACCGCCAATTCCCCGGCATCTCCCAACCCCGCCGGTGCGGTAAGCCCCGGCACGTTCCCCGGTGTTTTCACTGACCGGGCCGCCGACGGGCCGGAAGTGTACCACCACACGCTGCCCGTGGAACGGGCGGGCATTTCCATCTGCACCGTTGCCGTGGGCCTTGCCCTGGACGGCTACCGGGCGGAACAGCGCGCCGCGTGGTGGCACATCGGCGCGCTGACGGCCATGGCCATGCTGGTGGCGCTGGCCACGGCGCTGCTGCTGTCGCGCACGGTGACCCGCACGGTGCTGCGCCTGTCCGGCTGGGTGCGTTCCATCGGCCCCGGCAACATGGGCCAGCGCATCCGGATCGACACCGGCGACGAGCTGGAGGGGCTGGCCAACGCCTTCAACGGCATGCTCGACCTGCTGGAGGCCTCGCAGCGGGAACTGAACGAGGCCCATCGCGAACTGGAGCGCCGCGTGCGCGACCGCACCGCCCAGCTGTGCGACGCCAACGCCAAGCTGCACCTGATGGGCGAGGTGTTCACCCACGCGGTGGAGGGCATCTTCATCACCGACAGCGCGGGCACGGTGGTGGCCGTGAACCCGGCCTTCGAACGCATCACCGGCGTGGACGCGCAGTCCATGGTGGGGCGCCTGTCCCCGGCCCTGGGCATGGTGCC
This genomic window from Nitratidesulfovibrio sp. SRB-5 contains:
- a CDS encoding DUF2179 domain-containing protein, whose protein sequence is MWHLDIDIAGALLIFGLRLADVALGTVRAVLVMRGIRPMAAAVGFFEILIWVFAISQVMSHLDNFANVLAYAAGYSSGILLGMFIEDRMALGVVVVNIVTPDGEDMVRAIRQAGFGATALTGTGGSSDVNMIRVVSPRRRSRELLALCRELCPGCFATVEDVRSVRGGFSV
- a CDS encoding TolC family protein, whose product is MNSVQSFPRHARSRIPGKGEAQARCWSHGFGLAMSGVGMAVATERTPLPVLAGQAVSQGAALLAAGLLVTALSCLAAAPALARDADPARERGAACTPCAASRPRHPESAQCPSRPLDLAQCIALALRNNAAPAAAREGLAIAEAQHRQALSAYWPQLAATYTQTRLDRDPAFVYPEDSFNYTVDMGGGPMAMRTTVPERRIRLADRDIGEFRADLGLLLYDGGRREARVREAVAGRDAAVGEARLTSLQLVHDVTTRYYGVVLARALRDIGRETVQRFEATRDVAEHFYRGGSQRVRKTDWLRARVAVSGMKGRLAELDSNVELAESALANALGLAWDARVRVADTELPAAPAPGDLDGAVADAYRLNLDLARFDAGARAAEAGLDDATGEYLPVVSLFGTLSTVTNSYDGGLVAEGERTRGAAGVTVELPLFEGFRTRARVEEMRARLRQLAHQRVLLREGVALRVKDAVLQERRAARQADIGAETVAVAGESRALTERAYREGLVDTRELLEAQIYESMVRAARLRALYEAQAAAAARNLVAGAEILEHLREVGYGARALP
- a CDS encoding phosphate/phosphite/phosphonate ABC transporter substrate-binding protein, encoding MAPASAAPAELRLGYVEHFLPGVDRKDVALAVQLWARRYVETERGLGVHLSAFGSRAEIRAALLADQLDVVHLPTVDYLALSREMDLKPFGVPVTDGEFGERYVLLVARGSGITRIGQLRGKRVLVQALSLGQESLPARWLERLLRDQGLPQATRHFLSVDYEVQPSRVLLPVFFGQAPACIVTERSLRTMAELNPQIEAQMERIAVSQPLIDFVMCLAPSADPSLAPRYAELGLGLSDNPWGRQMLLLLQLDGIAPFRPEAIEPARRLVEP